In Pochonia chlamydosporia 170 chromosome 3, whole genome shotgun sequence, the following are encoded in one genomic region:
- a CDS encoding DNA mismatch repair protein (similar to Metarhizium robertsii ARSEF 23 XP_011410763.1): protein MAAKTLLDCSEDLLLSVLDFLSFGDLLSMSIVNKYIHTLTRPHLYSKVKTTWALNHTPPVSLLLRSILDAPELSSYVRSLRLVGHEFHENPGLKEPPACPIATSSLSKASKLIQRTRVPFAKLWIDELQSGTVDAVVAVLLLLLPNLRSLHLGPNFTIHSRLLGNLLQYALCKPSKEYQLPTFENLSSITFCRRAKEHRHLTANNTADPAHTPTPSSLVSLEVYRLREAQLKQLLSVVKGLQKLHWHWFYQLDLNPDVSRNVVELDTIAAALNQARDTLTDLTIDAETCPKLLVGDYDPPTLEMRASLDDLVHMGKLRRLSVPWVFLMGFSVPSAKKLADSLPLSLELLILTANLDDNDDWEWDDDSIVSAVKSGLEDRAVLRLTKPRRIILPSPLEYGDIADERREELRYIGANAGLELGWTDK from the exons ATGGCAGCCAAGACGCTTTTAGACTGTTCAGAGGACCTACTTCTCTCCGTCTTGGACTTCCTCTCCTTTGGCGACTTGCTCTCCATGAGCATTGTCAACAAATATATCCACACTCTGACCCGACCTCATCTGTACTCAAAAGTCAAGACAACCTGGGCCTTAAATCACACACCGCCTGTCTCGCTGCTGCTACGAAGCATTCTCGATGCACCTGAGCTGTCCAGCTACGTGCGTAGTCTGCGCCTGGTGGGACATGAGTTTCACGAGAATCCTGGGCTCAAAGAGCCACCCGCTTGCCCTATCGCCACGTCTTCGCTTAGTAAAGCATCGAAACTCATCCAACGCACGCGAGTGCCATTTGCCAAGCTTTGGATAGACGAGCTGCAATCTGGCACCGTTGACGCCGTCGTCGCGGTCCTCCTACTACTGCTGCCGAATTTAAGATcccttcatcttggtccCAATTTCACCATTCATAGTCGACTTTTGGGAAATCTGCTTCAATATGCCCTGtgcaagccatcaaaagAATATCAACTGCCTACCTTCGAAAACCTCAGCTCCATCACCTTCTGCCGCAGAGCGAAAGAACACCGCCACCTCACCGCTAATAATACCGCCGAT CCGGCACATacgccaactccatcatcactCGTATCGCTGGAAGTTTATAGGCTACGGGAGGCACAGCTCAAGCAACTCCTCTCAGTTGTAAAAGGGCTCCAGAAACTGCACTGGCACTGGTTTTACCAGCTAGACCTTAACCCCGACGTGAGCAGGAATGTTGTAGAGTTAGATACAATAGCTGCGGCACTCAATCAAGCCCGCGACACGCTTACAGACTTGACAATAGACGCGGAAACCTGTCCCAAGTTATTAGTTGGGGATTATGACCCCCCTACACTAGAGATGCGAGCATCATTAGATGATTTAGTTCATATGGGCAAGCTGAGAAGACTATCTGTCCCGTGGGTCTTCCTGATGGGGTTCTCGGTACCGTCGGCGAAGAAACTGGCGGATTCGCTCCCTCTGAGTCTTGAGCTGCTTATCCTGACGGCTAACTTGGACGATAATGATGATTGGGAATGGGACGACGACTCTATCGTGTCTGCGGTCAAGTCTGGGCTTGAGGATCGGGCTGTATTGCGTTTAACGAAACCGCGTCGCATTATCCTGCCGAGTCCCCTTGAATATGGGGATATAGCGGATGAAAGGCGAGAGGAACTGAGGTATATTGGTGCAAATGCAGGTCTGGAATTGGGATGGACTGATAAATAA